The nucleotide window AATGACAACTTCATTTCTCGCGGCTGTTCAGATTCGCTGTCTCTTTTGGTGGCTAACAATCTCGTGACGACACTGCCTAATGCAAATTCGTTTTGTTGGCACTTACCATGGTCTTTAAAAAAGGCTCTGTTCCCAATAAGTGTTGAACTTGGTAAAAAAGGCATTACCTCTTTACAAGGAGGCTGCCATGGATACTGAAAAATTCAAGACCATTCTTGCCGACTTTGCTGAGCTAACCCTAAGTCAGCGCGGTTTGCGATTCAGACCCTGCAAGATGCAAGTGCTTCTGATGGCGTTCTTGATGTGGATAACGATCATGGCAGACGCTTTACTATCTGCCCATATTGTCAATCCATGGATATTTGGCGTTGGGGGTTTAAAGAAGGGGTGCAGCGTTTTCGTTGTAAAAAATGCAAGCATACTTTCAACGCTCTTACTGGGACGCCATTGGCTCACCTCAAACGGCGTGACGCCTGGTTGCCTTATTGCGAAGCCATGATACAGGGGCTGAGTGTGCGTAAAGCAGCTGAACGAGCTAATATCCATAAAAATACTTCTTTCCGTTGGCGACATCGTCTACTTACGGCCCCACGAAATGTATGTGATGTCGAGATGCAAGGAATAGTTGAAGCGGACGAGACCTATTTTCTCAAGTCGTTTAAGGGGAGCAGGCAAATACCGCGTAAAGCTCGCAAACGAGGCAGCAAAGCCAAGAAACGCGGACTCTCCAAAGAACAAATTCCTGTACTGGTTGTCGAGGACAGACGCGGAAACCACTTTGATCAAATGATTGAAAGCGTAGACAGCTCTACCATTGGCGTCATTTTACCGCAGCTACTTTCTGATGAAAGCCTCTTGTGCACAGATGGTGCTCATGTCTACAGCTCGGTCGCAAAAGATTACAAAATTCCGCATGAGTCAGTGCGTTTCGCCAAGTATGGCTATGTCAAAGAACGAGTCTTTCATGTCCAGCATGTCAACGCCTACGATAGCCGACTCAAGAGCTGGATGACTCGATTTAAGGGCGTTGCGACCAAGTATTTACCGAACTACCTTGGCTGGAGACGAATGTTTGAGCGAGTTGGAGACCAGTTGTCTCCACTCAAGGTTTTCACAATGGCTCTGGGGTAAATTCAACACAAACAGGGGACAGAGCCTTAAAAAAATACTTGCAAATATGCCTGGGTGGATACTGTTTGGGGCCTAATTGACATTGGTGGTGTTTTTTGTCTTTTGCTTATGGCCTGTTCCACAGTGTAATCAATGTGGCTTTCGGAGTTTATGGTATAGTCACATAATCGAAGACGTCTCTGTATATATAAATAGAAAAAGCGTGTTCTGTGGTTAAAGGGGGATGGGGGGGGCGTCTTGTCGAAGGATGTTTCCCTTGAATTATACGGTTTT belongs to Desulfovibrio inopinatus DSM 10711 and includes:
- a CDS encoding IS1595 family transposase — protein: MDIWRWGFKEGVQRFRCKKCKHTFNALTGTPLAHLKRRDAWLPYCEAMIQGLSVRKAAERANIHKNTSFRWRHRLLTAPRNVCDVEMQGIVEADETYFLKSFKGSRQIPRKARKRGSKAKKRGLSKEQIPVLVVEDRRGNHFDQMIESVDSSTIGVILPQLLSDESLLCTDGAHVYSSVAKDYKIPHESVRFAKYGYVKERVFHVQHVNAYDSRLKSWMTRFKGVATKYLPNYLGWRRMFERVGDQLSPLKVFTMALG